The Phoenix dactylifera cultivar Barhee BC4 chromosome 12, palm_55x_up_171113_PBpolish2nd_filt_p, whole genome shotgun sequence genome includes the window GCATACCtttacactattttttatcaaatTATCCGTACCTATTTTAGCATGATATCCATTTTTTTGCAGTTATTTTGATTCATTAAAGTCACCAGTCCGAGCCATTGTTCTAGCCGCTCTAGGATGCTGGTCTGTAGCATTCTTGTAGGCTTCTGGTCTTTACTCTGAGGTTCTTCCATGTGTTTCAACTTTCTATGCTGCTTATCTCAACTTCCTCCAAATATGCTCTGGTCACCAATTAATAGTTTGCTAGATCTAGTCGCATTCGAAGCAACTTTCACCAACTTGCACAATTTTGATGTAAACCAGTAGAAGTAAATGGTTGTATGCCATCTAATCTGGGCAGGTGACAGGgccattttttatttgttttttcattagTCACCCATGAAGATGGAATGTGGATTGAGGACTGTACATGCAGCCCAGAATTAAGGTGCCCAAGATTCCCCAAATGTAACAATTTAACTGGAAGGGAGACTTTAAATATAATTCAATAGAGGGAACTTACAAATTGAACGGACAGAGGAAATTAATGAGGAAGATATGTTTAATGAGGGTGATATAGGACACAAAGCAGTGATTTGCAGGCTTTGGAATTCTGGGCTTTGGAAATTATGCtttctttaaaataaaaaagaattagtggaaatgaattgaatttttcaTTAGTGCTGGTATCATTTCACTAACTTTAGGTTGGTTTCAGGAAAGCAAGGAAATGAGATTGGAGACCATGCAAGTTGCCAAGGTATATCGCCAACTTCTCAAAGCTGTTGATAAACATATTGGTAAAGATGGAGACAAAAGACATTTCAGGGATTACATAATCGAAGAGTTCAGAAAGGATACTAATTTATCAGATCAAGCTGCTGTTCAGAATAAAGTGAAGCTTGCTCGTGATTATACTTTCCTACTTAACAGCGTGCATCATCATAAGGTTAATTTTCAATGTCTCCACAAATTCAAAGATGCCTTCTTTCTTGATTCATTAGAAGCATAATGCATAACAGTGGAAATTCATATAGACTTCCATATGTCTCAATAGATGAATAGATAAATCTATAGCTTTTCTGTTCATTTATTTCATTGTAATTCATGCCTTAAAGTTATGCTTTATTTTCCATTCTATCTTAAGTTCTTATGTGTTCTACTAATGAAATTAAGGaagattactttttttttcaagatttgCTGGTAATTATCATTTTTCTGTGTGCATTTGTCATAATTGCATGTAAGTGGACTCTTCTACAAAATGAAGTTCTTGGACTGATCAGCAAGACCTATTGAAGAGTTTGAAGTATGGAGCTTCAGAGCATCATCTAAACCTTGGGTTATGtgcttaatatattttttttctttgtagaACTTGAGAACATGATCTTGGCGAGCTGGTTCTTTATGTTGTCCATCCAGATACCTAAGCCTATTAAACATGGAAACTTCATTGCTCCACTACAAAAGCCTGAAGCAGCAAAGCCACTGAAGTTGTAAATGCTCTGTAGTCAAAAAGCAAGAGACCGATTCTTATGGCAACACATGACAGCTTGACTAATCTAGTAGCTGATAGTTATTTGCATAAGTGGCTGGTTTTTTTCTGAAATGGTAAGGCCTGAGTAACATCATATTGGCATGAAGGAACATGACCAAATGACTGAATGAATGATAGCAAAATGAAATAAATGCTTGTGTTCAACgaaaagtaaaagaaagaataatcatCGCCAACAACTATTATTCCATCTCTCTCTTTATCAATTTTGTCAGTCCTTTCTGTGTCCCTTGTGAGTTGTATATGCTTTGATCATTGCAAACATTTCAAGGTTCTTGCTCCTTCTATGCAATTCCCTCCTCCTTATCTCATCTGACCTGCATGGAAGTCAATTCTTTCaagttatattatatttttcagACCTAAATGCAATTTTTTATGTCCAAGTTGATGAGGTTTTTTGTACAATATAGGATGTTTTCAAGATGGTGATTTTGTACCATTTAGGGTCCTTGGCCTAAATTTGTGCTTTGGAAATGAATGAATGATGAATAAAAACAGataaagtttgaaattcaatGAAAGGAAAGTGAAAAAAATGAATATTAAACTAGGGAGGATAGTGAAAAGCCACAGCTACGAAACACAATGCTAAGGAGTTGGTTAAAGAATCGCACAAGGGGGCCTGATACAGTTTGATTGCTTCTAATCGTGGCATGAAGTCCAGTGTAAGGAAGTGTTGATGGTAGTAGCGGCTACTTCATCTGCATTTCTTGTAAGGGTGTCAAAGATATGACCATGTCACTCTTTCTGAAAATGCTAGATGGTAGATTGTGCAAGAGAGTCCCATCCAGCATGAAGACGTGCTGGAATGTTGCCAAATTTCCTCTCTGTCCAAAGTAGATGAGTCTTCATTAGGCATGGGTGCATCGATATGTATATGTCTGAGAAGATGGTGCTGCCCTGATGAAGAATATGGACACTGAAGAAGGTGTGTGATGCTTTTAGGCTTCAAGGTACCGAGAGGACAGAATATTTGTAGGCCACCCACCCACGCTTCTGTAGGTTGTCAGCTGTAAGCAGTTTTCTCAGATAGCAACCTAAGTGAAGATAACCACCTTGGGAATTTGCCAGATATGGGTAGCCTGGTTGTACCTTCTACTGGAGAATTTGAGAAATTGATTAAGTGTAAATTTCAGGATGGAAGTCCATCTCTGGCGGATGTAATTGTCAGGCTGTTGTCCAGTTATGATGTCTGCTAAGGTTTCACAAAGATCAATAAATGATTGTAGTAAATCCAGTCTAAGTTCAAGACGGAATAAGGAGAGAGAGGATGGCAACTTGAGCAGCTTGTTGACTGTGATATTCGGTTTTGAGCAGCTGGAAAATAGAGAGGAGAAAGTGTGCTGAAGAGTGGTAGGACCTGTATTAAACTttgccttcttccttctttgtcTTGGGATCCAAGATTAGATGAACTTAAGCTACATTACTGGGGTGCAAAGGCTTCCATTTATATACATCTTGATAACTAAGAAAATGTGATTGTCTTGTCCAAGTTGTCACGTTCTCCATCCCTGATGTTTGTTAGTGCACACTGGTTGATTGCTAACTATTATTCTTTATGTATGGaaatcattttctttttatttttaccaACATATTAATTTTCACAAAGTACTCCCATGTGTGCTAATTTATCTAAATTGTTGGCTGTTGTTCAGGAATTGCTCCTCTCTTACAATATAGCAGTGGATCGGTCAGATGAAATGACAAAGATACTAAACAAATCTGCTGGTAGTGTGGGTCTTCGGCTTCCTGAAGTTTATCAAGCTTGACGGTGGGCTATACAATCTATTCAACTATGGAGCTGACATTTTTTTTCAGTATGCTGAAAAAGTTCAGTATAGCTTGTTAAAATTAGACCTGTCATTTGATAGGTTATGTTGCCGAAGAGAACATATTCTGTTCTATTCTACTGTCTTTCCAGTGGTCTATATGTAAACTGGTGGATCACACTTCTATGCATGCGAATAATATGAGGTCCGGTTGGGCATAGAAATTTGTCTATGCAGGGACgcttttttaagaaaattagATTTTGATGTATTGGACAATCTttagtcttctttgcattcatTGTGAAAGCCAAACCCTTAAACTTGAACCCAGGAAAATAAGGTTCCGGAGGCTCATCTTATTCTTGAAACTCCGTCGTCGACGGGGTTTCGGGGCGATGGGACTTCATCCATGATATTTTTTCCATGGACGGTGACGCCTTACTACTGACTGAATCTGAAAGGTCATTTGCAAAACATTGCTCTGAGATCTAGATTTTCTCTTTGCTTTGAGACAGGCATTAATTGAAATGCTTTTGCAAGTGGTTGTGGTCGACTCTAGATTTCTATATTTTGTATTTAGATTTTAATTTGATTGTTGAAATTTGTAAGACGAACATGGTTTAAATGTGATTTTGCTAGGTGCAATTGTCCGTCTTGAATTTTGCTGTTGCCACCTGCTGTATGCCGAGTGATTCAACCTTGCAAGGGCCTCAAAGAGCATCCAAAAGAGCCTGGatgtcttttattttatttgttcttTTTGTTTGGATTAGAGTCCGTGTTTAATTCCTTTGTTTTGAATGGCATGAAACTCTTTGAACAACAATTTTCCCCAGTAAATACGGACATGCTAACTTGGTTTAGAGCCTGGatgtcttttattttatttgttcttTTGTTTGGATTAGAGTCCGTGTCCAATTCCTTAGTTTCGAATGGCATCAAACTCTTTGAACAACAATTTCCCCCAGTAAATACGGACCTGCTAACTTGGTTTTGATTACGGAGGGGGGAAATTGTTGTTGAATGGCAGGGTTCATGCTAACTTGGTTTTGAATGGCATGAACAATTTCCCCTGCTTTTGGTGCTAAGATCTGAAGTATTAGTGTGATAAGCCTTGCCAGAGGAATGAGATCAGTGAAATACATTACAAGATTGATAGCTACGATACAAAAGTGTGTAGAAAATGTAATCAAAACAGTAAAAGTGGGACAGGAGTTGTATGCCATTAccgattgatttttttttttttttttaagtaatgaTTCTGCCAAACATAGCAATACAATTTAAAGGAGGCAATCATTAAATGTTTTAGAAGCCTAACATTTCCATGACATGGCAATTATAAGGTTGATCAAGCTATATCATTGTCGCCTCCTCTACCAAAATAACTCACTTCATCCTGAAAACCTGCAAACTACATGGTCTATAT containing:
- the LOC103705009 gene encoding uncharacterized protein LOC103705009 isoform X1; the encoded protein is MATNRLAFSVNRCLDRFQENRQQRKPLNPLCISFFPVPSVFILSDRSQLSRRRSAGRPVSLSSAVNEESKEMRLETMQVAKVYRQLLKAVDKHIGKDGDKRHFRDYIIEEFRKDTNLSDQAAVQNKVKLARDYTFLLNSVHHHKELLLSYNIAVDRSDEMTKILNKSAGSVGLRLPEVYQA
- the LOC103705009 gene encoding uncharacterized protein LOC103705009 isoform X3 translates to MRLETMQVAKVYRQLLKAVDKHIGKDGDKRHFRDYIIEEFRKDTNLSDQAAVQNKVKLARDYTFLLNSVHHHKELLLSYNIAVDRSDEMTKILNKSAGSVGLRLPEVYQA